DNA from Arthrobacter sp. SLBN-112:
GCCACCACCGGGGTATCCGGCGGCGCAAGAGCATGGGCAGTCTCCGCGTACCGCACCGCAGCCTTCACCTTTAGCCCCGCGATCCCGGACTCCACCTCACGGGCACCGGCCAGAATATCCAGGCACCCATCAGCCAACCCCGCTAGCGGATCAGTCACCGAAAACGGCAACGACCCCGCCCCATCCACCTCAGCATTGAGCACACCAACAGCGGCGCGGATGTCCTCCAACGCCTTCACCACCGCCGCTTTCCCCATAAACCCATCATGGCAAGGGGGTCTGACATTCTGGCCTGCAAAGAGTTCAGCTCAGTCCTGCACCCTTCGCTCAAGCAACTGCTCCAGTCCCCGTTTGAAGCCAGACCGGCCGCCATGGGCGGGATGCCGGATTTTGGGGACGTTCAGGCCGCTGCGCTGCAGGCTGTGCTGGGCTACGTTGCCCACCGCCACGATGGACCTGATCTCGAAAAGCGCCGCGAGGTCCTGCCAGAAAGGTGTCCCCAGCTTCGTTTCCGAGGGCCTGGGCGTGCGGTTGGACAACGGCTTCCCCGGCTGATGAGGATGCCAGGGAAATGCGCTCCACAGTAGTGGGAGGACATCCACCTCTTCGAGGACCTGCCACAGCACCGTGGCCGTCGGCTCCGCGGCAACTCCCCCAGCCTCGGGCGGCAGCACGTACCCCTTTCCGGGGCCGAAGAGCCCAAAGCTGTTGGCGGGGCCTTCGAGGATGGTCCGGTTGGTGAAAGGGACGCCGGTGATGCGCATGCCCCTGAAGCCGGGGGCCTCCCCTACCAGCAGTAGATCCGGGCGCCTTTCCAGCATTTCCTGCAGGTAGATCTCAAGGTTGCTTCGGCGCAGGGCATTTGCCGGAACCGAATGGTTGAAGAAGTTGTTCGCTGCAGCTCCCGTGTCCACAGCCGCAAGCCGCTCAACAAAATCGTGGACGGAGGCGCTCACCGGCGTGCTCCCTACCAGGCGGCGAACGTTACCAGCGGGGGTGGATGGCCTCGCGGAAGTAGTGGTCGTAGATCCAGCGGACGCCTTCGTCGAAGTCCTTGCCAACGCTGACCGCGGCTGCAGCGGCATTGGCCCGCGCCTGCTCCACGTTGCGGGCACCGGGGATGACGGTAGTGACGCCATCCTGCGCGGCGATCCAGGCGATGGCAGCCTGGGCCGTCGTTGCCCCTTCCGGCACCAGCTGCTCGAACTCGGCCACGGCCTTCAGGCCCAGTTCGTAGTCCACGCCGGAGAAGGTCTCACCGACGTCGAAGGCTTCGCCCTTGCGGTTGTAGTTCCGGTGGTCGTTCTCGGCGAAGGTGGTGTCTTTCGAGTACTTGCCGGAGAGTAGGCCGGAGGCGAGCGGCACGCGTGCGATGATGCCCACGCCTGCGGCCTTGGCAGCCGGGAGGACCTCATCCAGCGGCTTGAGCCGGAAGGCATTCAGGATGATCTGGACCGACGCGGTTCCCTCGTGGCGGATCGCTTCGAGGGCCTCGTCCGTCCGTTCCACGCTGACGCCGTAGTTCTTGATGGCCCCTTCTGACACGAGGGTGTCGAGGGCGTCGTACACCTCGTTGTTGCTGTAGACCGGGGTGGGCGGGCAGTGCAGCTGGACCAGGTCCAAGGTGTCCGTGCCCAGGTTCTTCCGTGACCGGTCAACCCACTGGCGGAAGTTGGCCAGGGTGTAGTTTTCCGGCCGCTGTTCCACCCGCCGGCCCATCTTGGTGGCCACCGTGGCGCCCAGGCCAGGGTTGTCGGCCAGGAACTTTCCAATGGCCTGCTCGCTCTTGCCGTCGCCGTAGACATCGGCCGTGTCAAAGAGGGTGACGCCGGCCTCCACGGAGGCTGCGAGGATGGCCTGCGCCTGTGCCGGGTCAACGTTGCCCCAGTCCGCCCCAAGCTGCCACGTACCCAGCCCCACAATGGAGACGTTCCGTCCGGTCTTGCCTAAAATCCGCTGTTCCATCCCCCGACTATATGCAACGATGCAACCCGCGGTCAGATCCGCCCCGTGCGAACGCCTCCGGGGTCCGCATGTGACCCCGTTGCCCTAGGACGGAACGTGCTCCAGCTTCGGTACCAGCCCCGCCTCCTTCAGCCCCAGGTAGATCCGGTCCCGGGCAATGGGCAGGGACGCGAAGCGCACCCCGGTGGCGTTGCGGATGGCGTTGGCGAGCGCCGGCGCCACCGGGTTGAACGGGCTTTCGCTCATGGACTTGGCTCCCAGCGGCCCCATTTTGTCGTTGGTGTCCGCGAAGTAGACCTCGCTGCGCGGCACGTCCGCAAAAGTAGGAATGTGGTACTGCCGGAGGATGTCCGTGGTGACCTTCCCGGCGTCGTCCACCACCACTTCCTCGTACAGCGTGGCACCCAGGGCCTGCGCGATCCCGCCTTCGATTTGGCCGCGGCACTGCCGCGGGTTGACCACCACGCCGGCGTCGGCTGCCTGCACGCTTTGCAGGATTTTCAGCTCGCCGGTGCCGCGGTTCACCGCCACCCGGAAGCCGTGCACGTTGAACGCGACGGAGCGCGGTGTACCCCCCCAGCGCCCTTCGGCAGCGAGTTCGACGCCGGCTTCCGCGGCCGCCTGCGCAAGTTCCGAAAGGGCCACGGGAGTCCCGTCCACCACCAGGGAATCCCCGTCGAGGACGCACGCCGAGGCCTGGGTCTGCCGGACGCCGGCGGCGAAGGCCCGGATCCGGACCGCCAGCTCCTCCGCTGCGGCGAGGGTGGCCTTGCCGGCCACCACCGTGCCGGCTGAGCCGAACGCCCCGCTGTCGTGCTCCACCAGGTCCGTGTCCGACTGCCGCACCGCCACCCTGGACGCCTGCGTTGAGAGGGCCGTGGCGGCAAGCTGGGCGTGCACCGTGGTGGTGCCGTTGCCGAATTCGGCGGTCCCGACGTCGGCCTGGTACGTCCCGTCCGGCAGGAGCCGGAGGCGGGAATGGGCAAAGTGGCCGCGCGGCGGCACGGTGTCGATCATGGACAAGGCAGCGCCTTCGCCCACCATCCAGTCCGGCCCCAGATCCTCAAGGCCGGCCTGCCGGTAGCGTTCGCGGCCGCGGTCCAGGGCATCCCGGACCAGGTCCAGGCATTGGTCCAGCCCGTAGCTGCCGTAGTGGACGTCTTCCTCCGGGTCGGGCTGCGTGGACAGCATGTGGTCCCCCTCGCGGACCATGTTCAGGCGACGGAACTCCAGCGGATCCATGCCGATGCCGGCGGCCAGCTCATCCATGGCCGACTCGATGGCGAAGATCATCTGGCTCAGCCCGTACCCGCGGAAAGCACCGGCCGGCACGGTATTGGTGTATACCGAATGCGCGTCCACCTTCTTGTTGGCACAGTTGTACACCGCCAGCGATTCGCCGCAGCCGTGGAACATGACGCCGGGACCGTGGTTGCCGTAGGCGCCGGTGTTGGTTACCACGTCCAGCTCCAGGGCCGTCAGCTTCCCGTCCCGGCTGGCCCCGGCCTTCAGCTTGATGGTGAACGGGTGCCGGGTGGTGGTGGCGGTGAACTGTTCGGTGCGGGTCAGTTCCAGCTGGACCGGCCGCTGCAGTTTCAGGGCCGCGAGCGCCACGAGGTCCTCGGTGAGGACTTCCTGCTTGCCGCCGAATCCACCGCCCACACGCCCGGCCACCACATGCACCTTGTCCTCTTCAAGCCCAAAGACCCGGCAGAGGGTGCGGCGGACCAGGAACGGGACCTGGCTGGAGGTGCGCACCTGCAGCCGGCCCTCGGCATCCACCGAGGCGATGGCAGCGTGGGTTTCCAGTGCCACGTGCTGCACCCGCTGGGTTTGGTAGGTCTGTTCATGGATGAAGTCGGCGGCGGCGAAGCCACCGGCCACGCTTCCCAGCTCCGAGTGCAGCTCCGCCACCACGTTCCGTTCCGGCCCTGCAATCCGGGAGCGGGCAGCGTCCTTGTCCCCGTGGACCAGCGGCGCGTTGGGGAGCAGCGCCTCCTGGGGCGAGAGGACGGCCGGGAGTTCCTCATACTCCACCTGCAGCGCACGCACGCCTGCTTCCGCGGCGCCCACTGATTCCGCCACGACGCCGGCCACCCGCTGCCCGATGAACCTGACCACGTCATCGAGCACCCGGGTATCGTCGGGGTCGTCCGTGAACAGCTCGTGCTGGGCAGTGGAGAACAGTTGCTCGGGCGCGTCCTCGGAGGTGAGGACGGCCACCACTCCGGGGACCTCCAGTGCCGCAGCCTTGTCGATGGACACCACCCGGGCATGGGCATGCGGCGAACGCAGGATCTTGAGGTGCAGCAGGCCCTGGAGCAGCTCCTGCGGAACGTCCAGCGTGTACCGGGCCGTTCCGGTGACCACTGCCCGGCTGGCCGGAGCCGGGACGTCGTCACCCAGCCGGCCCGCTTCCGGATCAGGCTGCCCCTCCCCGGCGATGCCGGAGCCCGGCCCCTGGGGATCCGGATGGCCGGCATCCCCGCAGACCGCATCAGCGATGGCGCGGTACCCGGTGCACCGGCACAGGTTGCCCTTGAGGTTCCTGGGCAGGTTCTCCTTCTGTGCATCACTGAAGGTGGCGGCAGTCATCACCATGCCGGCCGTGCAGAAGCCGCACTGGAAGCCCTGGCGCTCCAGGAACTGCTGCTGCACGGGGTGGAGCTGCCCCTCAGCGCCGCCGGCCCCGGCGAGCCCCTCGATAGTGGTGACAGAGTGTCCTTCTGCCCTGGCCGCAGGGTAGATGCAGCTGTGGACCGGGGTGCCGTCCACATGCACGGTGCAGGCACCGCAGTCGCCGCCGTCGCAGCCCTTCTTCACCCCCAGGTTTCCCTGCTCCCGGAGGAACGTCCGCAGGCACTGCCCCGGACGGGGCGCGGCGTCCGCAGAAGTTCCGTTGATCTCGATGGCCATGCTCAGGCCCCTTTCGAAAGAGTTGTGGGCCCGGACTCCGGGATCCCGCCGTTCCGCGGCGGCCAGAAGTCTCCGGACACAGCCAGTCCCGGCGTTCCCTGCGGCGCTGCAAGTTCGGCCCGGATTTCCTCTGCCAGCCGGTAGGTCATGTCGCGGCGCCAGGCCGGCAGCCCGTGGATGTCGTCGTGGTAAAGGTCTGCAGGGATCGCCTCGTCGAGGGCCGCCGTCAAGTGGTCCGCCTCAGGCAGCGCGTCGAAGCGCAGCTGCACGGGCCGCTTGGTGGCGGCGGTGACCGTCAGCACCAGGGAGGCCCCGGCGTCGAGCCTTCCAATGAGCAGCACCCCGGACCGGCCCAAATTGCTCAACGACAGGCGGCGGAAGGCCACGCGGGCGGAAAGGGCCGACGCCGGGAGGCGGACGCTGCGGAGCAGCTCGCCCGGTGCCAGGCCGTTCCTGGCATCACCGGTGATGAAGTCCGCCACCGGGAGGGTGCGGCTGCCGCCGCCGGGAGCCAGGATGGTGGCCACGCCGTCGAGCCCGGCGCAGAGGGAGATGACGGGCCCGGCGGGTAGCGACGTGCAGAGGTTGCCGCCCACCGTGGACATGTTCCACACCTTGAAAGAGGCCACGAAGGAGTCGCAGCAGGCCCGGACCAGGTCCAGTGCAGGCCAGCCGCGGCCCGAAACATCCGGCAGGCCGGGAAGGCTGTACAGCTCCGCGATGGTGCAGGTGGCGGCGAGCTCCATGCCGTCGCCGGTCACCGTGATGGGCGTCCAGCCGGCAGCGCCCAGGTCCAGGAGCCGTTTGAGCGGCTGCGGCCCGAAGGCGTAGCTGCCGTAGGAGAAGAGAACCGTCCCGCCGGCCAGCCAGGCATCGCCGTCGCGCCATTCCGCGGGGTCGGTGGTGCGCACCACCGCCTCAATGGTGTTCATGTCCATGCGATCTCCTGCTTGTCAACGTCTGTGGGCACCGGGGCGGGCGCGGGGTGGGAATGCGTGGGGTGGTGATGGATGGTGCCGGATGTTTCCCGCAGCGGCAGGCAGCTGGCGGTGCGGCTGCGGGCGGCGATGATTTCCGCGGTGATGGACACCGCCACTTCAGCCGGCGTGACGGCACTGAGATCCAGCCCGATGGGTGAGTGCAGCTGCGCGATCCGCTCCGGCGGGACGCCTGCGCTGAGGAGTTCGGCAACCCGCTGGAGGTGGCTGCGGCGGGAGCCCATGGCGCCCACGTAGGCAAGGTCCAGGGCCAGCGCGGTTTCCAGCAGCGGGATATCGAACTTGGGATCGTGGGTCAGGACGGCCACCACGGTGCGGCGGTCCATCCTGCCGGCGGCCGCCTCCGACGCAAGGTACCGGTGCGGCCAGTCGGCCACCACCTGGTCCGCGGCGGCGAAACGGGGCTGCCCGGCAAAGGCCGGCCGGGCATCCACGAGGGTGACGTGGTAGCCCAGCAGCTTGGCGGCCGGGACCAGCGCCGCGCCGAAGTCGTTGGCGCCGAACACCAACATCCGCGGCGGGGCCAGCCGGGACTCCACGAGCATGGCCGGCTCGCCGGAAGGCTGCCCGGCGCCTGTCCGGTCCGGAGGACAATCCCCCGGCTGGCCCAGCCGGACCAGGCCCGTGCAGCCGCTGCGCACCATGGACTCCAGCTGCAGCGCCGGTTCACCGTGCAGCAGGGCTGCCAGCTCCGGGGACGCAGCCAGAGAGAAGGTGGCGGGATCGGAAAGGACGACGGCGCCGCCTCCTGCGCTGCCCAGCATCCGTACCAGGGCCACGGGTTGGTCCGGGCTGGTACCGGAGAGTTGCAGCAGGGCGGTGCGCAGCGGATGCCCGGCCTCTCCGGGCTGGGCGGCGGGCACCGGCTGGATGTGGATGTCCAGCTGACCCCCGCAGGTGAGCCCGGCGGCGAAGGCGTCGGCGGCGCTGAAGCCGAAGGTCTCGAGGCGTGTGGCGTCGTCGTCCATTGCCTCCTGGGCGAGCGCCACCACGGCGCCTTCCACGCAGCCGCCGGAGAGGCTGCCCAGCACCTCGCCCGATTCGGTGACCAGCATGGACGTGGCCACGGGCCGGGGCACGGAGCCGGAAGCGGCCACGATGGTGGCCACGGCGAACCGCCGGCATGCAAGCCGGGGCATCCAGGGGCCGAGCGAAGGGATCAGGTCAAGCATGGCGGCACTCCTTCTTCCGCGCGGCGGTGGTGTCTATTGTCGGTCCTGCAGGGGGCCGGGCCAAGCGTTGGCCCGGCCCCCCCGGCTGTTTGGGGCAAAACTCAGCCGCCCAGCAGGTGGTTGATCGGTCCGCGCGCGAAGTACACCAGGAAACCGATGCTCACCACCCACATCAGCGGATGGATCTTCTTCGCCTTGCCGGAGGCCGACCCGATGACGGCCCAGCTCACAAAGCCGACGCCGATGCCGTTGGCGATCGAGTAGCTCAGCGGCATGGTGACGATGGTGAGGAATGCGGGCAGGGCCACCGTGAATTTGGTGAACTTGATCTCGCGGATCTGGGCCATCATCATCGCGCCCACCACCACCAACGCGGCAGCGGCAACTTCCAGCGGCACCACGCTGGTGAGCGGCGTGAGGAACATGGAACCGAGGAACAGCACGCCGGTGACCACCGACGCCAGGCCGGTGCGGGCACCTTCGCCGATGCCGGCCGCGGAGTCGATGTACACGGTGTTGGAGGAGCCGGAGGTGGCACCGCCCGCCACGGCGCCGAAGCCTTCCACGATGAAGGCCGCCTTCAGCCGCGGGAACGTTCCGTCCTTGTGGGCGACGCCGGCGCTCTTGGCCAGGCCGGTCATGGTGCCCATGGCGTCGAAGAAGTTGGTGAACACCAGCGTGAAGACCAGCATGGTGGCGGCGAGGCCGCCGATCCGGCTAAACGAACCAAAGAGATCAAAGTGGCCCACCAGGCCCAGGTCCGGCGCGGATACCAGCTGGCCGGACAGGACCGGGGTGTTCAGGTGCCAGCCGCCGGGGTTGGTTGCGCTGGCCGGGCCCAGCTTCAAAATGGCCTCGACGACGGCGGCCAGCGCGGTAGTGCCGACGATGCCGATGAGCAGGCCGCCCTGGACCTTGCGGGCCACCAGGATGCCCATAGCCAGGAGGCCGACGACGAACACGAGCGTGGGCACCGAGGTGATGGAGCCGCCGTCGCCCAGCTGGACAGGGGGTCCGCCTGCCGTGGGCCGGACGAAGCCGGAGTCCACGAAACCGATGAAGGCGATGAACAGGCCGATGCCCACGGTTATGGCCGCCTTGAGTTCCTTGGGCACCGCCCGGAAGATGGCGGTCCGGGCACCGGTGACGCCGAAGAGGACAATCAGGATGCCGTTGATCACCACCAGGCCCATGGCCTCGGGCCAGGTGACTTCCTGGATCACCGAGACCGCCAAGAACGAGTTGATGCCCAGCCCGGCGGCAAGTCCGAACGGGAGGTTGGCGATAAGGCCGAAGAGGATGGTCATGACGCCGGCCGTGAGTCCGGTGACGGCACCCACCTGCGCGGCGGACAGCCAGCCCCCGGCGACGTCGGTGGGGGCGTTGTCCGCGCTGAACCCACCGAGGATGAGGGGGTTCAGGATGACGATGTACGCCATGGTGAAGAAGGTGACCAGGCCGCCGCGGAATTCGCGGGCAAGGGTTGAGCCGCGCCGGGTGACCTGGAAGAAACGGTCCAGGAAGGATTCCGGCGGCTGGGGGGTCTGTGATCCCTGCGCCGACGTGCGTGGCGTCCGCCGGGAGGTGCTGGTGGTTGGAGCCGGATGCTCCTCGTGGGAATGGTCCAGGATGGTCATCGAAGCCGCCGGGCCTAGTAGTCAATCCTGGATTCGAGCGTGTTCCAGGTATTGAACGGCTCCAACGGGGCTGGGGCCTGGGGATCGCCCAGTTCCAGCTTGGATACCGGCATCAGGGAGTCCCTGTCCTGGTTTTCGAAGTATTCGTAGAACACGGCGTCGTCGAAGCCCACGGAGGCGGCGTCGTGGCGGTCAGCGGCGTAGACAACACTGCCTACCCGGGCCCAGAGCGCGGAGGCCAGGCACATGGGGCAGGGCTCGCAGCTGGTGTAGAGGGTGGCGCCGCTGAGGTCGAAGGTGCCCAGCTCGCGGCAGGCGGTGCGGATGGCAGTCACTTCGGCGTGCGCGGTGGGATCGTTGTCGGCGGTGACGCGGTTGACGCCGTCGAACGTCTGGCCGTCCGCCGTGACGATCATGGCGCCGAAGGGGCCTCCGCTGTTAAGGACGTTGGCCGTTGCCAGCCGGATGGAGCGGGCCAAAAATTGTTCGGCCGTGACGGTGGTACTCATGATGCGACTTCCTTTTGCCGGGAAGCCTGGTGCTGCGCAGGACCAGTAGAACCAGGTGCGAACGGTTACCAGGCTTCAGCATGTGCTGTGAAGGTTAAGTTGCGCCTGGTAGATAGCTTCCCGGGTTCGGGCGCCCGCCTTTGGCAGAATCGAGATTAGCACCGCTGTGTGGGCCACGCCATAGTTTTCTGGAAATTTAATTTCGTAATGTGAAATCGATGTTTCAGCGTCTTCACGGTCCGGCCGGCCGGGCAGTCACAAAGACTCCCGTTGACGCAGGCGGGGGCGCTTTCCTAGGCTGATCCCACCCGCCCTGCCCTGCAGGCCCCGGGCACCTGGATCAGCAGACAGGGCTTCACTGAGCTGGATTAAAAACCATCAGCGCTCAGAGAAGGACAGCCATGACGCAATCCACCGCACCCGCATCCCGTCTATGGATCAGGAATCCGCAGGCCGCTTTCACCGCCAACAACCTCGATGCCGCAGGTGGCCTGGTGGTCAGTGGCGGCGTCATTACCGAGGTCCTGGCAGCGGGGCAGCAGCCGTCCGCGCCCTGCACGAAAACGTTCGATGCGGGCAGCCACGTGCTGTTGCCGGGCCTGATCAACACGCACCACCACTTCTACCAAACCCTCACCCGGGCCTGGGGTCCGGTGGCCAATGCACCCCTGTTCCCGTGGCTGCAGAACCTCTATCCCGTCTGGGCCCGGCTCACCCCCAAGGACCTGGAACTGGCCGCGACGGTGGCCCTCGCCGAGCTGCTGCTCTCCGGCTGCACCACCGCTGCCGACCATCACTACCTTTTTCCCGCGGGCCTCGAGGACGCCATCGACATCGAGGTGGCGGCAGTGCGCCGGCTGGGCATGCGCGCCACGCTCACCCGCGGATCCATGACGCTGGGAACGGACGACGGCGGCCTGCCGCCGCAGTCCACGGTGCAGCGCCCGGAGGTGGTGCTGGAAGACAGCGAGCGCCTGGTGGGCCGGTACCACGAGCGCGGCGAGGACGCGGTGGTCCAGATCGCGCCGGCTCCCTGCTCGCCGTTCTCGGTGACCAGGGAGATCATGGCCGAAAGTGCGGCACTCGCGGAGCGGCTGGACGTCCGGCTGCACACCCACCTGGCAGAGACCCTCGATGAGGAGGACTTCTGCCGGGAAATGTTCGGGCTGCGGACGGTGGACTACCTGGACAGCGTTGGCTGGCTGACGGACCGCACCTGGCTGGGGCATGGCATCCACTTCAGTGACGCCGAGATCAGCCGCCTCGGCGCCGCGGGGACCGCCGTGGCGCACTGCCCCACCTCCAACATGCGGCTGGCCTCGGGCACCGCACGCGTCCTGGAACTGGAGGACGCGGGAGTTCCGGTGGGGCTGGGGGTGGACGGCTCGGCGTCGAACGATGCCTCCAACATGATCCTGGAGGCCCGGCAGGCCCTCTACCTGCAGCGGCTGCGCTACGGCGCGGATGTTCCGGTGGAGCGGGCACTGGGCTGGGCCACCCGCGGTTCCGCCGCCGTCCTGGGGCGGCCGGGGCTGGGCCAGCTGGCGCCAGGGATGCAGGCGGATCTCGCACTGTTCCGGCTCGATGACCTGCGTTTCTCCGGCAGCCACGACCCCATCGCCGCCCTCCTCCTGTGTGGCGCGGACCGTGCAGACCGGGTGATGGTGGGCGGGCAGTGGCGGGTGGTGGACGGCCGGATTCCGGGGCTGGATGTGGCAGGGTTGATTGCCGAGCACTCGGCCGCGGCACGGCGCCTGGTGAATGGCACCCGCTGAACGGCTGACGCTTTCCCGGCCAACTGCTAGCGTGGCGCCATGACTCCGTCAAAGACGCCGGCCGAGATCCTGGACATCGAGGGTGTTGAGGTCCGGATCTCCAGCCCGGACAAGGTGGTATTTCCCCAGCCGGGGCTGACCAAGCTCGACCTCGTTCAGTACTACCTGGCCGTGGCGGACGGTGCGCTGCGGGGTGCGGGAGGCCGGCCCATGGTGCTCAAGCGGTTTCCCAAGGGCATCGATGCGGAGCCGTTCTTCCAAAAACGGGTACCGGATAACCACCCGCCCTTTATCGACACCACCACGCTGCATTACGCGTCCGGGACCTCGGCCGAGGAGGCAGTGATCCGCGACGCAGCCGGCCTGGCCTGGGTCATCAACCTCGGCTGCCTGGACCTGAACCCGCACCCGGTCCGGGCCGAGGACCTGGAACACCCGGACGAACTCCGGGTGGACCTGGACCCTATGCCGGGCGTGGACTGGTCGCAGATCGTGGACGTGGCGTACGTGGCGCAGGAGGTCCTGGCCGACGTGGGGCTGGTGGGGTGGGCCAAGACCAGCGGTTCACGGGGACTGCACATCCTGGTGCGGATTGCCCCTGAATGGTCCTACCGCGATGTCCGGCTCGCGGCCGAAACGCTGGCCCGTGAAGTGGAGAACCGTACCCCGGGCCTGGCCACCGCACGGTGGTGGAAGGAGGAGCGCGGCGAGAGCGTGTTCGTGGACTTCAACCAGAACGCCAAGGACCGCACCGTGGCCTCTGCCTACTCCATCAGGCCCCTGCCGGACGCCCGGGTCTCTACACCGCTCACGTGGGAAGAGGTGCGCACTGCCCGGCCGGAGCAGTTCACGGTGCCCACCGTCCTGGAGCGGTTCGCGGAGATTGGAGACCCGCATGCCGGCATTGACGGCGCCGTGGGCCGGCTCGACGGACTCCTGGCCCTGGCGGAAAAGCTGGGCCCGGCGGAAAAAGCCCCGCGCAGCGGCAACGGATCCGGGCGCCGGCAGTCGCTGATGCCGCTCATAGAGGTGGCCCGGACCAGGACCAAGCCCGAGGCACTCGCGGCGCTCGATGAATGGAAGTCCGGGCACGCCGCCGTCGTCAAATCCCTGCAGCCTGCCGACATCCTGGTGGACGGGATGCGCGGGTCCAGCTCGCTTTGGTACCGGGTGCGGGTGAACCTGCAGCACGTGCC
Protein-coding regions in this window:
- a CDS encoding uracil-DNA glycosylase; this encodes MSASVHDFVERLAAVDTGAAANNFFNHSVPANALRRSNLEIYLQEMLERRPDLLLVGEAPGFRGMRITGVPFTNRTILEGPANSFGLFGPGKGYVLPPEAGGVAAEPTATVLWQVLEEVDVLPLLWSAFPWHPHQPGKPLSNRTPRPSETKLGTPFWQDLAALFEIRSIVAVGNVAQHSLQRSGLNVPKIRHPAHGGRSGFKRGLEQLLERRVQD
- a CDS encoding NCS2 family permease; protein product: MTILDHSHEEHPAPTTSTSRRTPRTSAQGSQTPQPPESFLDRFFQVTRRGSTLAREFRGGLVTFFTMAYIVILNPLILGGFSADNAPTDVAGGWLSAAQVGAVTGLTAGVMTILFGLIANLPFGLAAGLGINSFLAVSVIQEVTWPEAMGLVVINGILIVLFGVTGARTAIFRAVPKELKAAITVGIGLFIAFIGFVDSGFVRPTAGGPPVQLGDGGSITSVPTLVFVVGLLAMGILVARKVQGGLLIGIVGTTALAAVVEAILKLGPASATNPGGWHLNTPVLSGQLVSAPDLGLVGHFDLFGSFSRIGGLAATMLVFTLVFTNFFDAMGTMTGLAKSAGVAHKDGTFPRLKAAFIVEGFGAVAGGATSGSSNTVYIDSAAGIGEGARTGLASVVTGVLFLGSMFLTPLTSVVPLEVAAAALVVVGAMMMAQIREIKFTKFTVALPAFLTIVTMPLSYSIANGIGVGFVSWAVIGSASGKAKKIHPLMWVVSIGFLVYFARGPINHLLGG
- a CDS encoding molybdopterin-dependent oxidoreductase yields the protein MAIEINGTSADAAPRPGQCLRTFLREQGNLGVKKGCDGGDCGACTVHVDGTPVHSCIYPAARAEGHSVTTIEGLAGAGGAEGQLHPVQQQFLERQGFQCGFCTAGMVMTAATFSDAQKENLPRNLKGNLCRCTGYRAIADAVCGDAGHPDPQGPGSGIAGEGQPDPEAGRLGDDVPAPASRAVVTGTARYTLDVPQELLQGLLHLKILRSPHAHARVVSIDKAAALEVPGVVAVLTSEDAPEQLFSTAQHELFTDDPDDTRVLDDVVRFIGQRVAGVVAESVGAAEAGVRALQVEYEELPAVLSPQEALLPNAPLVHGDKDAARSRIAGPERNVVAELHSELGSVAGGFAAADFIHEQTYQTQRVQHVALETHAAIASVDAEGRLQVRTSSQVPFLVRRTLCRVFGLEEDKVHVVAGRVGGGFGGKQEVLTEDLVALAALKLQRPVQLELTRTEQFTATTTRHPFTIKLKAGASRDGKLTALELDVVTNTGAYGNHGPGVMFHGCGESLAVYNCANKKVDAHSVYTNTVPAGAFRGYGLSQMIFAIESAMDELAAGIGMDPLEFRRLNMVREGDHMLSTQPDPEEDVHYGSYGLDQCLDLVRDALDRGRERYRQAGLEDLGPDWMVGEGAALSMIDTVPPRGHFAHSRLRLLPDGTYQADVGTAEFGNGTTTVHAQLAATALSTQASRVAVRQSDTDLVEHDSGAFGSAGTVVAGKATLAAAEELAVRIRAFAAGVRQTQASACVLDGDSLVVDGTPVALSELAQAAAEAGVELAAEGRWGGTPRSVAFNVHGFRVAVNRGTGELKILQSVQAADAGVVVNPRQCRGQIEGGIAQALGATLYEEVVVDDAGKVTTDILRQYHIPTFADVPRSEVYFADTNDKMGPLGAKSMSESPFNPVAPALANAIRNATGVRFASLPIARDRIYLGLKEAGLVPKLEHVPS
- a CDS encoding aldo/keto reductase, with the translated sequence MEQRILGKTGRNVSIVGLGTWQLGADWGNVDPAQAQAILAASVEAGVTLFDTADVYGDGKSEQAIGKFLADNPGLGATVATKMGRRVEQRPENYTLANFRQWVDRSRKNLGTDTLDLVQLHCPPTPVYSNNEVYDALDTLVSEGAIKNYGVSVERTDEALEAIRHEGTASVQIILNAFRLKPLDEVLPAAKAAGVGIIARVPLASGLLSGKYSKDTTFAENDHRNYNRKGEAFDVGETFSGVDYELGLKAVAEFEQLVPEGATTAQAAIAWIAAQDGVTTVIPGARNVEQARANAAAAAVSVGKDFDEGVRWIYDHYFREAIHPRW
- a CDS encoding FAD binding domain-containing protein — protein: MDMNTIEAVVRTTDPAEWRDGDAWLAGGTVLFSYGSYAFGPQPLKRLLDLGAAGWTPITVTGDGMELAATCTIAELYSLPGLPDVSGRGWPALDLVRACCDSFVASFKVWNMSTVGGNLCTSLPAGPVISLCAGLDGVATILAPGGGSRTLPVADFITGDARNGLAPGELLRSVRLPASALSARVAFRRLSLSNLGRSGVLLIGRLDAGASLVLTVTAATKRPVQLRFDALPEADHLTAALDEAIPADLYHDDIHGLPAWRRDMTYRLAEEIRAELAAPQGTPGLAVSGDFWPPRNGGIPESGPTTLSKGA
- a CDS encoding nucleoside deaminase; the protein is MSTTVTAEQFLARSIRLATANVLNSGGPFGAMIVTADGQTFDGVNRVTADNDPTAHAEVTAIRTACRELGTFDLSGATLYTSCEPCPMCLASALWARVGSVVYAADRHDAASVGFDDAVFYEYFENQDRDSLMPVSKLELGDPQAPAPLEPFNTWNTLESRIDY
- a CDS encoding 8-oxoguanine deaminase, producing the protein MTQSTAPASRLWIRNPQAAFTANNLDAAGGLVVSGGVITEVLAAGQQPSAPCTKTFDAGSHVLLPGLINTHHHFYQTLTRAWGPVANAPLFPWLQNLYPVWARLTPKDLELAATVALAELLLSGCTTAADHHYLFPAGLEDAIDIEVAAVRRLGMRATLTRGSMTLGTDDGGLPPQSTVQRPEVVLEDSERLVGRYHERGEDAVVQIAPAPCSPFSVTREIMAESAALAERLDVRLHTHLAETLDEEDFCREMFGLRTVDYLDSVGWLTDRTWLGHGIHFSDAEISRLGAAGTAVAHCPTSNMRLASGTARVLELEDAGVPVGLGVDGSASNDASNMILEARQALYLQRLRYGADVPVERALGWATRGSAAVLGRPGLGQLAPGMQADLALFRLDDLRFSGSHDPIAALLLCGADRADRVMVGGQWRVVDGRIPGLDVAGLIAEHSAAARRLVNGTR
- a CDS encoding XdhC family protein, with amino-acid sequence MLDLIPSLGPWMPRLACRRFAVATIVAASGSVPRPVATSMLVTESGEVLGSLSGGCVEGAVVALAQEAMDDDATRLETFGFSAADAFAAGLTCGGQLDIHIQPVPAAQPGEAGHPLRTALLQLSGTSPDQPVALVRMLGSAGGGAVVLSDPATFSLAASPELAALLHGEPALQLESMVRSGCTGLVRLGQPGDCPPDRTGAGQPSGEPAMLVESRLAPPRMLVFGANDFGAALVPAAKLLGYHVTLVDARPAFAGQPRFAAADQVVADWPHRYLASEAAAGRMDRRTVVAVLTHDPKFDIPLLETALALDLAYVGAMGSRRSHLQRVAELLSAGVPPERIAQLHSPIGLDLSAVTPAEVAVSITAEIIAARSRTASCLPLRETSGTIHHHPTHSHPAPAPVPTDVDKQEIAWT